Genomic DNA from Nonomuraea rubra:
GCCCCGACGGGCGGTGCGGCTTCCCCGACCGGTCGATCGCGGGCGCCAACTCCCACCCGCGCGTGCTGTCCGTCGGCGGCGTGGACACGCGGGGCGAGCGCGTCGGCTACTCCTCGCAGGGGCCGGGGCGGCTGTCGGAGCGCAAGCCCGACCTGTGCGCGTACACGCACTTCGCCGGCTCCGAGGCGGTCGGCGCCGCCGACACCGGCACGTCCGCCGCCTGCCCCGTGGCCGCCGGCGTGGTGGCCGCCGTGCGCACGCACCGCTCCGCTGCCGAGCTGTCGCCCGCGCAGCTGCGTACGCTGCTGCACCGCACCGCCGACGACCGCAGCACGGTCGGCTTCGACCACGACTACGGCTACGGCGTCATCGACCCGGCCGCCGTCCTGGCCGCGCTGGGCAGGCAGAACCGCACCCGAGCCGCCTGACATGGCCATGGTCCAGGTGCGGCTGCCGCCGGAGGCCACCCTCGCCGACGCGTTGCGCCTGCTCCGCCTGTCCGACGAGGACGCCGACGCCGGCTACGGCCTGGTGGCGGTCGTGCCGGGGCTGCGGGTGCTGCGCGTCAGTGAGGAGGCGGCCCGCCGGCTGGTCGGCGACCTCGCGGCCGGGCGGGTCCCGGCCGAGCTCGTGGACGTCTTCTCCGACCCGCGCGTCGAGCCGCAGGAGCCCGGTGACGGGTAGCGCGTTCGCCTGAATCGAGCGGACCCGCAAGAATGGCGCGATGGCTGACAGTGCCGAGACCGACTGGGTCTCCAGGTTCGCGGACGAGGTGATCTCCGAGGCGGAGCGACGTGCCCCGGGCAAAACGATCGTCTGCGCCTCAGGGCTGAGCCCGTCGGGCCCGATCCACCTGGGCAACCTGCGCGAGGTGATGACGCCGCACCTGGTCGCCGACGAGATCAGGCGGCGCGGCCTGGAGTGCAGGCACCTGCTGTCGTGGGACGACTACGACCGCTTCCGCAGGGTGCCCGCGGGCATCGACCCGTCGTGGGCCGAGCACATCGGCAAGCCACTGACCTCGGTGCCCGCCCCGCCCGGCAGCACGTACGCCAACTGGGCCGAGCACTTCAAGGCCCCGCTGGTCACCGCGCTGGCGGAGCTGGGCGTGGAGTACGACCCGATCAGCCAGACCGAGCAGTACACCTCGGGCGTCTACCGCGAGCAGATCCTGACGGCCGTGCGCGCGCGGGCCGGCATCGACGCCGTGCTGTCGCGTTACCGGCTCAAGCAGGCGGCGGAGAGCGAGCAGGCCGCCGACGACTACTTCCCGTACAAGCCGTACTGCGACCTGTGCGAGCGCGACCTGACCACGGTCACCGCCTACGACGACGAGACGACCGAGCTGGCCTACACCTGCGAGTGCGGCTTCGGCGAGACCGTCCGGCTGGCCGAGCACGACCGCGGCAAGCTGGTGTGGAAGGTCGACTGGCCGATGCGCTGGGCGTACGAGGGCGTGATCTTCGAGCCGTCCGGGGTCGATCACCACTCTCCCGGTTCGGCGTGGATCGTGGGCGGCCAGCTCGTGGGCGAGGTGTTCGGCGGGCAGCAGCCGATCGGCCCCATGTACGCGTTCGTCGGCATCACCGGCATGGCCAAGATGAGCAGCTCCAAGGGCGGCGTGCCGATCCCGGCCGACGCGCTGGAGATCATGGAGGCGCCGCTGCTGCGCTGGTTGTACGCCCGCCGCAAGCCGGCCCAGTCCTTCAAGATCGCCTTCGACCAGGAGATCCAGCGGCTCTACGACGAGTGGGACTCCCTGGGCCGCAAGGTCGCCGCCGGGCAGGCCCAGCCCGCCGAGCTGGCCGCCTACAACCGCGCGGTGAGCACGGCCGCCGGCCCGCTGCCCGCCACGCCGCACCCGGTCGCCTACCGCACGCTGGCCTCCGTGGTGGACATCACGACCGGCCACGCCGAGCAGACCCTGCGCATCCTGCGCGACCTCGACGGTGTCGAGGCACTCGACGAGGTCGCCCCCCGCCTCGGGCGGGCGCAGCGCTGGGTGGAGCTCCACCTGCCCGCCGACCAGCGCACCCGCGTGCGGGAGTCGCCCGACCAGGAGCTGCTCGACTCGCTCGGGCAGGAGGAGCACGAGGCGCTGCGGCTGCTGGCCGACGGCCTCGACGACTGGACTCTGGAGGGGCTGACCGCGCTCGTGTACGGCGTGCCCAAGCTTCAGGCCGGGCTGCCGGTGGACGCCAAGCCCACGCCCGAGATGAAGACGGCGCAGCGGGCCTTCTTCACCCTGCTCTACCGCCTGCTCGTCGGCTCCGACACCGGCCCGAGGCTGCCCACGCTGCTGATGGCCGTGGGCGCCGAGCGGGTGCGCAAGCTGGTGGGCGCTTGAAGGGGGTCGTGCTGATCACGGGCATCTCGGCGTCGGGGAAGTCCACCGTGGCCCAGGCCCTGGCCGAGCGGCTGCCCCGCTCGGCCCACGTGCGGGGCGACGCGTTCCGGCGCATGGTGGTCAACGGGCGCGCCGACATGACCCCGGAATTGACCGGCGAGGCGGTGCGGCAACTCCATCTTCGTTACCGAATCGCAGCCAAAACAGCGGATATGTATTTCGACGCCGGATTCACGCCAATAGTTCAAGATGTCATTCTCGGTGCGGATTTGGAGCGGTTCACGAAGCTGGTCGTTACCCGGCCCCTGCACGTGATCGTTCTGGCCCCCGACCCCGCCGAGGTGGCACGCCGCGAGGCCGCCCGCGCCAAGACCGGTTACGCGGGCGGCTGGACGATTGCCCAGCTCGACGCGTCGCTACGGCGCGAGACGGCACGCCTCGGCCTCTGGCTGGACACCTCCCGCCAGAGCGTCGGAGAAACCGTGAACGAGATCATCTCCCGGTCCGGGGAGGCCCAAATCACCTGAGATTTCGCCATACGCATGATCTATGCAAGGAGCTGTTAAGCGGCTTGCATGCGTCACGGAGAACCTTGGTGACATGAACAAGCAGCCTTTCGCCGCCAGCGTCAGTGTCATCGTCCCCGCGATGAACGAGGCCGAGAACCTTCCCCACGTCTTCGCAACGCTGCCCGAGTGGATCGACGAGGTCATCCTCGTGGACGGCAACTCGACCGACGACACGATCGCCGTCGCGCGAAGGCTGCGCCCCGACCTCCGGGTCGTCGTGCAGAGCCGGCGCGGCAAGGGCAACGCCCTCATCGAGGGCTTCCAGGCCGCCCGGGGCGACATCATCGTCATGATCGACGCCGACGGCTCCACCGACGGCCGCGAGATCCGTTCCTTCGTCGCCACGCTGGTGAACGGCGCCGACTTCGCCAAGGGCTCCAGGTACGCCCCTGGTGGCGGCTCGGACGACCTCAGTCCGATCCGCTCGCTCGGCAACAAGGTCCTGACCGGGCTCACCAACTTCCTCTACGGCACCCGCTACACCGACCTCTGCTACGGCTACAACGCCTTCTGGGCCCGCCACCTCGACGCCCTCGACCTCGACTGCGACGGCTTCGAGATCGAGACCCTGATGAACGTCCGCGCCGCCCAGGCCGGCCTCGTCATCCGCGAGGTCCCCAGCCACGAGCGCTCCCGCATCCACGGCGTCAGCAACCTGAACGCGGTGCGCGACGGCTGGCGGGTGCTCAGGACGATCTGGCGCGAGCGCTCGCGCGGCGCCGCCGTGACCACCGCGCAGGCCCAAGTGGCACTCGCCAAGTAGGGAGTGACATCCTCGAACAATGCGCTACATAGTGATCGGAGCAGGAGCAGTCGGGGGAACCATCGGGGCCCGCCTGTTTCAGGGCGGGCACGAGGTTCTCCTCATCGCGAGAGGAGCCCACTACGAGGCTCTCAAGCGTGACGGCCTGCGACTGATCACCCCCGAATCCTCCGAGACCCTGGACATCCCCGCCGCCGACGGCCCCGTGCCCACGCGCGATGACGACGTGCTCATCCTGGCGACCAAGTCGCAGGACACGATCGCCGCGCTGGACCCCTGGCCGGCCGACCTGCCCGTGGTGTGCGCCCAGAACGGCGTGGCCAACGAGCGCATGGTCCTGCGGCGGTTCGAGCACGTCTACGGCATGTGCGTGTGGTTGCCCGCACAGATCCCCCAGCCCGGCGTCATCGCCGCCCACGCCCACCCCTACTCCGGCATGCTGCACGTCGGCCGCTATCCACAGGCTGTGGACGACGGGCTCGCGGCACGCATCGCCGACGACCTGAGCAAGCGCGGCCTCGTCGGCCGGGCCGTTCCGGACGTGATGCGCTGGAAGTACGCCAAGCTCCTCGGCAACCTGGGCAACGCCGCCGAGGCGCTCCTCGGCCACGTGCCCGGCCTGCCCGAGGTGGTCGAGCGCGCCAGGGCCGAGGCCAGGGCCGTGCTGGAGCACGCCGGCATCGCGTACGCCACCCCCGAGGAGGAGGCCGAGGTACGCGGGCACAAGGTCGACGCGCGCCCCATCGAGGGCGTGGACCGCGGCGGCGGCTCGTCGTGGCAGAGCCTGGCCAGGGGCGCGGGCTCGATCGAGGCCGACTACCTCAACGGCGAGATCGTCCTGATGGGCCGCGAGCACGGGCTGCCCACGCCGGTCAACGAGACACTGCGGCGCGAGGCCAACAGGGCCGCCCGCGAGAAGCTGCCGCCGGGCTCG
This window encodes:
- the lysS gene encoding lysine--tRNA ligase: MADSAETDWVSRFADEVISEAERRAPGKTIVCASGLSPSGPIHLGNLREVMTPHLVADEIRRRGLECRHLLSWDDYDRFRRVPAGIDPSWAEHIGKPLTSVPAPPGSTYANWAEHFKAPLVTALAELGVEYDPISQTEQYTSGVYREQILTAVRARAGIDAVLSRYRLKQAAESEQAADDYFPYKPYCDLCERDLTTVTAYDDETTELAYTCECGFGETVRLAEHDRGKLVWKVDWPMRWAYEGVIFEPSGVDHHSPGSAWIVGGQLVGEVFGGQQPIGPMYAFVGITGMAKMSSSKGGVPIPADALEIMEAPLLRWLYARRKPAQSFKIAFDQEIQRLYDEWDSLGRKVAAGQAQPAELAAYNRAVSTAAGPLPATPHPVAYRTLASVVDITTGHAEQTLRILRDLDGVEALDEVAPRLGRAQRWVELHLPADQRTRVRESPDQELLDSLGQEEHEALRLLADGLDDWTLEGLTALVYGVPKLQAGLPVDAKPTPEMKTAQRAFFTLLYRLLVGSDTGPRLPTLLMAVGAERVRKLVGA
- a CDS encoding AAA family ATPase — protein: MKGVVLITGISASGKSTVAQALAERLPRSAHVRGDAFRRMVVNGRADMTPELTGEAVRQLHLRYRIAAKTADMYFDAGFTPIVQDVILGADLERFTKLVVTRPLHVIVLAPDPAEVARREAARAKTGYAGGWTIAQLDASLRRETARLGLWLDTSRQSVGETVNEIISRSGEAQIT
- a CDS encoding glycosyltransferase family 2 protein translates to MNKQPFAASVSVIVPAMNEAENLPHVFATLPEWIDEVILVDGNSTDDTIAVARRLRPDLRVVVQSRRGKGNALIEGFQAARGDIIVMIDADGSTDGREIRSFVATLVNGADFAKGSRYAPGGGSDDLSPIRSLGNKVLTGLTNFLYGTRYTDLCYGYNAFWARHLDALDLDCDGFEIETLMNVRAAQAGLVIREVPSHERSRIHGVSNLNAVRDGWRVLRTIWRERSRGAAVTTAQAQVALAK
- a CDS encoding ketopantoate reductase family protein; the protein is MRYIVIGAGAVGGTIGARLFQGGHEVLLIARGAHYEALKRDGLRLITPESSETLDIPAADGPVPTRDDDVLILATKSQDTIAALDPWPADLPVVCAQNGVANERMVLRRFEHVYGMCVWLPAQIPQPGVIAAHAHPYSGMLHVGRYPQAVDDGLAARIADDLSKRGLVGRAVPDVMRWKYAKLLGNLGNAAEALLGHVPGLPEVVERARAEARAVLEHAGIAYATPEEEAEVRGHKVDARPIEGVDRGGGSSWQSLARGAGSIEADYLNGEIVLMGREHGLPTPVNETLRREANRAAREKLPPGSMPLETLQALIAARSAA